A single region of the Arthrobacter sp. PAMC25564 genome encodes:
- the groL gene encoding chaperonin GroEL (60 kDa chaperone family; promotes refolding of misfolded polypeptides especially under stressful conditions; forms two stacked rings of heptamers to form a barrel-shaped 14mer; ends can be capped by GroES; misfolded proteins enter the barrel where they are refolded when GroES binds) translates to MAKIIAFDEEARRGLERGLNILADAVKVTLGPRGRNVVLEKKWGAPTITNDGVSIAKEIELDDPFEKIGAELVKEVAKKTDDVAGDGTTTATVLAQALVKEGLRNVAAGADPLSLKRGIEKAVEAVTRELLASAKEIETKEEIAATASISAGDNEIGALIAEALDKVGKEGVITVEESNTFGLELELTEGMRFDKGYISAYFVTDAERQETVLEDPYILIVNSKISSVKDLVAILEKVMQSGKPLLIIAEDIEGEALATLIVNKIRGTFKSVAVKAPGFGDRRKAQLADIAILTGGQVIAEEVGLKLETAGLELLGKARKVTVTKDETTIVEGAGDADQIAGRVSQIRAEIENSDSDYDREKLQERLAKLAGGVAVIKAGAATEVELKERKHRIEDAVRNAKAAVEEGIVAGGGVALIQAGAKAFANLQLSGDEATGANIVRVAIDAPLKQIAFNAGLEPGVVVDKVRGLPAGHGLNAATGEYVDLLAAGINDPVKVTRSALQNAASIAGLFLTTEAVVADKPEKNSPAMGGDDMGGMGGMGGF, encoded by the coding sequence ATGGCCAAGATCATTGCATTTGATGAAGAGGCACGCCGCGGTCTTGAGCGGGGCCTGAACATCCTCGCCGACGCCGTCAAGGTCACCCTCGGCCCGCGTGGACGCAACGTCGTCCTCGAAAAGAAGTGGGGCGCCCCCACGATCACCAACGATGGTGTTTCCATCGCCAAGGAGATCGAGCTGGACGATCCTTTCGAGAAGATCGGCGCCGAGCTGGTCAAGGAAGTTGCCAAGAAGACGGATGACGTCGCCGGCGACGGCACCACCACCGCCACCGTGCTTGCACAGGCCCTGGTCAAGGAAGGCCTGCGCAACGTCGCGGCCGGCGCCGACCCGCTGTCCCTGAAGCGCGGCATCGAGAAGGCGGTTGAAGCCGTCACCCGTGAGCTCCTGGCTTCCGCGAAGGAAATTGAAACCAAGGAAGAGATCGCCGCTACGGCCTCCATCTCCGCCGGTGACAACGAGATTGGCGCCCTGATTGCCGAAGCCCTGGATAAGGTCGGCAAGGAAGGCGTCATCACCGTCGAGGAGTCCAACACCTTCGGCCTCGAGCTTGAGCTCACCGAGGGCATGCGCTTCGACAAGGGTTACATCTCCGCTTACTTCGTCACCGACGCCGAGCGCCAGGAAACGGTCCTTGAGGATCCGTACATCCTGATCGTCAACTCCAAGATCTCCAGCGTCAAGGACCTGGTTGCGATCCTCGAAAAGGTCATGCAGTCCGGCAAGCCGCTGCTGATCATTGCCGAGGACATCGAGGGCGAGGCCCTGGCCACCCTGATCGTCAACAAGATCCGCGGCACCTTCAAGTCCGTCGCCGTCAAGGCTCCGGGCTTCGGTGACCGCCGTAAGGCCCAGCTCGCCGACATCGCCATCCTCACCGGTGGCCAGGTCATCGCCGAGGAAGTCGGCCTCAAGCTTGAGACCGCCGGCCTCGAACTCCTGGGCAAGGCCCGCAAGGTCACCGTGACCAAGGACGAGACCACAATCGTCGAGGGTGCTGGCGACGCTGACCAGATCGCCGGCCGCGTGTCCCAGATCCGCGCCGAGATCGAAAACTCCGATTCGGATTACGACCGCGAGAAGCTGCAGGAGCGCCTGGCCAAGCTGGCCGGCGGCGTTGCAGTCATCAAGGCCGGTGCCGCAACCGAAGTTGAGCTCAAGGAACGCAAGCACCGCATTGAGGACGCTGTCCGCAACGCGAAGGCTGCTGTGGAAGAGGGCATCGTCGCCGGCGGTGGCGTTGCCCTGATCCAGGCCGGTGCCAAGGCATTCGCGAACCTGCAGCTCTCCGGCGACGAGGCAACCGGGGCGAACATCGTCCGCGTTGCCATCGACGCGCCGCTCAAGCAGATCGCCTTCAACGCCGGCCTCGAGCCGGGCGTTGTGGTCGACAAGGTCCGCGGACTGCCTGCAGGCCACGGCCTGAACGCAGCAACCGGCGAGTACGTGGACCTGCTGGCTGCCGGCATCAACGACCCGGTCAAGGTCACCCGCTCTGCCCTGCAGAACGCGGCTTCCATCGCCGGCCTGTTCCTCACCACCGAGGCCGTTGTGGCCGACAAGCCGGAGAAGAACTCCCCGGCCATGGGCGGCGACGACATGGGCGGCATGGGCGGCATGGGCGGTTTCTAA
- a CDS encoding ribonuclease HI family protein, which yields MTITAAADGSALGNPGPAGWAWYVNDDCWRAGGWPHGTNNQGELMAVLDLFRSTAHRPGEELHILCDSQYVINSVTKWMPGWKRKGWRKADGKPVLNVELLKEIDQALAGRKYTFEWVRGHAGHDLNEAADDRARAAATAYQQGVAVRQGPGFGPTPAGTAPEGAAPAVPAVPAVPTAAPAAPPLGQPDLFGEPDLFSELAEDTTPAPGTDASPEAIVESLERELLRPETRADMGRTGVLLHPDFTEIGSSGRIWTRDALMMALQDDPDGPTEFELLGAERLGESTVLLTYRSYARAGTALRSSLWVRDGTQWRLRFHQGTPEV from the coding sequence GTGACGATTACAGCAGCGGCCGATGGTTCGGCTTTAGGAAATCCCGGCCCGGCTGGATGGGCGTGGTACGTGAATGACGACTGCTGGCGGGCCGGCGGCTGGCCCCATGGCACCAACAACCAAGGCGAGCTGATGGCGGTCCTGGACCTGTTCCGGTCCACGGCGCACCGTCCCGGCGAGGAATTACACATCCTCTGCGACAGCCAATACGTCATCAACTCCGTGACCAAGTGGATGCCGGGCTGGAAGCGCAAGGGCTGGCGCAAGGCCGACGGCAAACCGGTGCTGAATGTGGAGCTGCTCAAGGAGATCGACCAGGCCCTTGCCGGCCGCAAGTACACCTTCGAATGGGTGCGCGGCCACGCGGGGCACGACCTTAACGAGGCAGCCGACGACCGCGCCAGGGCGGCTGCCACGGCTTACCAGCAGGGTGTTGCCGTGCGTCAGGGCCCTGGCTTCGGTCCGACGCCGGCCGGAACGGCTCCCGAAGGTGCTGCGCCTGCGGTGCCGGCAGTGCCGGCAGTGCCGACGGCGGCTCCCGCAGCGCCACCGCTCGGCCAGCCGGATCTGTTCGGTGAACCGGATCTCTTCAGCGAGCTCGCAGAGGACACCACACCGGCACCCGGCACCGATGCCAGCCCCGAGGCCATCGTCGAGTCCTTGGAGCGTGAGCTCCTCCGTCCGGAAACCCGGGCGGATATGGGGCGCACCGGAGTGCTGCTGCACCCCGACTTCACGGAGATCGGCAGCTCAGGCCGGATCTGGACGCGGGATGCCCTGATGATGGCGCTGCAGGATGACCCGGACGGCCCGACGGAATTCGAACTGCTGGGTGCGGAACGGCTGGGTGAGAGCACTGTGCTCCTGACGTACCGCAGCTACGCCCGCGCGGGCACGGCACTGCGCAGCTCCCTATGGGTCCGTGACGGCACTCAATGGCGCCTCCGCTTCCACCAGGGCACGCCCGAGGTCTGA
- a CDS encoding response regulator transcription factor produces the protein MKKNGPEAKLLVVDDEPNIRELLSTSLRFAGFEVVSAGTGREALAAAELHAPDLAVLDVMLPDMDGFTVTRRLRAAGKHFPVLFLTAKDDTEDKVTGLTVGGDDYVTKPFSLDEVVARIRAVLRRTQPQLDDDDAVIRVDDLELDDDAHEVRRGGIVIELSPTEFKLLRYLMLNPNRVLSKAQILDHVWEYDFNGDASIVESYISYLRRKVDIDPDAPALIQTKRGVGYVLRTAEKR, from the coding sequence ATGAAAAAGAACGGTCCAGAAGCCAAGCTCCTCGTCGTCGATGACGAACCGAACATCCGTGAACTGCTGTCCACTTCGTTGCGCTTCGCCGGCTTCGAGGTCGTTTCGGCGGGCACCGGACGCGAGGCGCTGGCCGCGGCGGAACTTCATGCCCCCGACCTCGCCGTGCTCGATGTCATGCTGCCGGACATGGACGGCTTCACCGTCACCCGCCGCCTGCGCGCCGCCGGCAAGCACTTCCCCGTCCTCTTCCTGACGGCCAAGGACGACACCGAGGACAAGGTCACCGGACTGACCGTGGGAGGCGACGACTACGTCACCAAACCGTTCAGCCTCGACGAGGTGGTGGCCCGCATCCGGGCTGTGCTGCGCCGCACCCAGCCGCAATTGGACGACGACGACGCCGTCATCCGGGTGGATGACCTGGAGCTCGACGACGACGCGCACGAGGTGCGTCGCGGCGGCATCGTGATAGAGCTCTCGCCGACCGAGTTCAAGCTCCTGCGCTACCTCATGCTCAACCCGAACCGGGTGCTGTCCAAGGCGCAGATCCTCGACCACGTCTGGGAATACGACTTCAATGGTGATGCCTCGATCGTGGAGTCCTACATCTCGTACCTGCGCCGCAAGGTGGACATCGATCCCGACGCGCCGGCCCTGATCCAGACCAAGCGGGGCGTCGGCTACGTGCTGCGGACAGCCGAGAAACGCTGA
- a CDS encoding helicase-associated domain-containing protein, translating to MSLIRALSKELEARSDDSLRALFSARPDLISPGVPDFAALAARASGRVSVQRALERLNRPEMQVLETLHLCTNTDTGHSAPAGTLKKLINGSTAAAIERLLHSLQELALVHRAEPPHGVTTAAGTRPRHYLPVGSLKDVIGIYPAGLGRNYTELVRLQPAFAQRVVQLVAELHHSGAAIAPATTPMEAALSLQRWTATPEGLQQILATAPERTTALLARFGNWAMGAVPQAQRRASVLNEGADVGPVDWLLARGLLVPLDAAHVELPHSVGVSLRGGFIIENFALNPPVPKLGHTTAALRRNAALGAIAETLRLTSELLHSVRQQPLVTLRSGGVGVREMKRLADSLRIGLHEAGVLAELCALAGLLRLDVDSSAWVQAPELEWLALPRQEQWLWLVNAWLASERAPSLVGQPVSGIAPVPAAHRGTAGTTINALSAEAQRPDAPVVRKRILEILDELTREASAADGQAPILDAGAVLERADWAQPRMARRFSSLIRGVLAEAEMLGLVGSGALSQLGAAIAAGQPDDALGILGEHLPAALNHVLLQADLTAVAPGYLAPELSEKLLTMADAEGQGPATIYRFSVASVRRALDAGQDAQAMLDFLREHSATAIPQPLRYLIEDTSARHARLRVGAATSFIQSEDETALLDLLNTSAAAGLGLARIAPTVVISQAPPRETAHVLRNLGLSPAVEEPGSTVVRLRRGAALPGGGRPVYSAPSTAPPDADVDAQLAVLRNGRPAPGNHGSQRPPAAPGSEEATQLGLETLQKAIRLKQRVVINVVDGLGNASRETVVPVAVNGGRVRVFDPGKDTERVLSIHRIVEVEAAEELLQ from the coding sequence ATGTCCCTCATTCGCGCGCTCAGCAAGGAACTGGAGGCACGCAGCGACGACTCGTTGCGGGCCCTTTTCTCCGCGCGGCCGGATCTGATCTCCCCGGGCGTACCGGACTTCGCCGCCCTCGCCGCACGGGCGAGCGGACGCGTCAGCGTGCAGCGGGCGCTGGAGCGGCTCAACCGCCCCGAGATGCAGGTACTGGAAACCCTGCATCTGTGTACCAACACGGACACCGGCCACAGCGCCCCCGCCGGGACGCTGAAGAAGCTGATCAACGGCTCCACGGCCGCGGCAATCGAGCGGCTGCTGCATTCGCTCCAGGAACTGGCACTCGTCCACCGGGCCGAGCCACCCCATGGCGTGACCACGGCGGCCGGCACGCGGCCGCGCCACTACCTTCCGGTCGGCAGCCTCAAGGATGTCATCGGAATCTACCCCGCGGGCCTGGGCCGGAACTATACCGAGCTGGTGCGGCTCCAGCCGGCCTTCGCGCAGCGGGTCGTGCAGCTCGTGGCGGAACTGCACCACAGCGGTGCAGCCATCGCCCCCGCCACAACACCGATGGAGGCAGCCCTGTCGCTGCAGCGCTGGACGGCGACGCCGGAAGGCCTCCAACAGATTCTCGCCACAGCCCCGGAACGTACGACGGCGCTGCTCGCCAGGTTCGGGAACTGGGCCATGGGTGCCGTTCCCCAGGCTCAACGTCGCGCCTCCGTACTCAACGAAGGTGCCGACGTCGGGCCGGTGGACTGGTTGCTGGCCCGAGGCCTTCTGGTGCCGCTGGACGCCGCCCACGTCGAGCTTCCGCACAGCGTCGGCGTGTCCCTGCGGGGCGGGTTCATCATCGAAAACTTCGCCCTGAATCCCCCGGTCCCGAAGCTGGGCCACACCACTGCCGCGCTGCGCCGCAATGCCGCGCTGGGCGCCATTGCCGAGACCCTGAGGCTCACCAGCGAACTGCTCCACAGCGTCCGCCAGCAGCCGCTCGTCACCCTGCGGAGCGGCGGCGTCGGCGTCCGGGAGATGAAGCGCCTGGCGGACTCCCTGCGGATCGGCCTGCACGAGGCCGGGGTGCTGGCGGAGTTGTGTGCCCTGGCCGGGCTGCTGCGCCTGGATGTTGACAGCTCGGCCTGGGTCCAGGCGCCGGAGCTTGAATGGCTGGCCCTCCCGCGGCAGGAGCAATGGCTCTGGCTCGTCAACGCCTGGCTGGCGAGTGAGCGCGCCCCCTCGCTCGTGGGCCAGCCCGTCAGCGGCATCGCCCCGGTTCCGGCTGCGCACCGCGGCACGGCCGGCACCACCATCAACGCGCTCTCCGCCGAGGCCCAGCGGCCCGACGCGCCTGTGGTGCGCAAGCGGATCCTGGAAATCCTGGACGAACTCACCCGGGAGGCCTCGGCTGCGGACGGCCAGGCGCCGATACTGGATGCCGGAGCAGTGCTGGAGCGCGCCGACTGGGCCCAGCCCCGGATGGCCCGGCGCTTCAGCTCGCTGATCCGCGGCGTGCTGGCCGAGGCGGAAATGCTCGGTCTCGTCGGCTCCGGAGCGCTCAGCCAGCTCGGCGCGGCGATCGCCGCCGGGCAGCCGGACGACGCCTTGGGCATCCTGGGCGAGCATCTGCCCGCGGCCCTGAACCATGTCCTGCTGCAGGCCGATCTGACCGCGGTGGCCCCGGGCTACCTCGCCCCGGAGCTGAGCGAGAAACTCCTCACGATGGCCGATGCCGAAGGCCAGGGGCCGGCGACCATCTACCGTTTCTCCGTCGCTTCAGTCCGGCGGGCCCTGGATGCGGGCCAGGACGCCCAGGCCATGCTGGACTTCCTGCGCGAGCATTCGGCCACAGCCATACCGCAGCCGCTCCGGTACCTCATCGAGGACACCTCCGCCCGCCACGCCAGGCTCCGGGTGGGCGCCGCGACAAGCTTCATCCAGAGCGAGGATGAGACGGCCCTGCTGGATCTGCTGAACACCTCCGCCGCGGCAGGCCTGGGGCTGGCCCGCATCGCGCCGACCGTCGTCATCTCGCAGGCCCCGCCCCGGGAAACCGCCCACGTGCTCCGGAACCTGGGGCTGTCCCCCGCGGTGGAGGAGCCCGGGTCCACCGTCGTCCGGCTGCGGCGTGGCGCGGCCCTGCCCGGCGGCGGCCGTCCGGTCTACAGCGCCCCGAGCACCGCGCCGCCGGACGCCGACGTCGACGCGCAACTGGCGGTGCTCCGCAACGGCCGGCCCGCCCCCGGCAACCACGGAAGCCAGCGCCCCCCGGCTGCTCCGGGCAGCGAGGAAGCCACGCAGCTGGGGCTGGAGACCTTGCAGAAGGCAATCAGGCTCAAACAGCGGGTCGTTATCAACGTCGTGGACGGCCTGGGGAATGCCAGCCGCGAGACGGTTGTCCCGGTGGCTGTGAACGGTGGCCGGGTCCGGGTTTTCGATCCGGGCAAGGACACCGAACGGGTGCTGTCCATCCACCGAATCGTCGAAGTCGAGGCCGCAGAGGAATTGCTCCAGTGA
- a CDS encoding WXG100 family type VII secretion target translates to MSIISVDTELLQLKSASVKATVDRISADVQAMKRGLDELQASWRGSAATNFQALVAEWTLTQGKVEASLASINLALNSAAASYAQAELNNAQRFS, encoded by the coding sequence ATGAGCATCATCTCCGTGGACACGGAACTACTCCAGCTCAAGTCAGCCAGCGTCAAAGCCACGGTGGACAGGATCAGCGCAGACGTCCAGGCCATGAAACGCGGCCTCGACGAACTGCAGGCAAGCTGGCGCGGCTCTGCTGCCACCAACTTCCAGGCCCTGGTCGCCGAGTGGACACTGACCCAGGGAAAGGTCGAGGCGTCGCTGGCCTCGATCAACCTGGCCCTGAACTCAGCGGCCGCCAGCTACGCCCAGGCGGAGCTGAACAACGCGCAGCGCTTCAGCTGA
- a CDS encoding DNA repair helicase XPB encodes MNDGPLIVQSDKTILLEVDHELATEARHAIAAFAELERAPEHMHSYRLTPLGLWNARAAGLDAERVLDTLLKYSRFPVPHSLLIDIEETMSRYGRLRLEKDPQHGLVMRTSDYPVLEEVSRAKKIQPLLGPRIDAETVVVHSSQRGQLKQLLLKIGWPAEDLAGYVDGTPHPIMLNETGWKLRPYQQLAMENFWAGGSGVVVLPCGAGKTLVGAAAMATSSTTTLILVTNTVSARQWKDELLRRTSLTEDEIGEYSGAVKEVRPVTIATYQVLTTKRGGLYPHLELVDGHDWGLIIYDEVHLLPAPIFRMTADLQARRRLGLTATLVREDGREGEVFSLIGPKRYDAPWKDIEAQGYIAPADCVEVRVDLPRDERVAYAMAEDADKYRLCASSETKTLVVEQLVAEHAGEQLLVIGQYIDQLDEIGERLHAPVIKGDTPVKERQRLFDAFRAGEVQTLVVSKVANFSIDLPEASVAIQVSGSFGSRQEEAQRLGRLLRPKKDGRAARFYSLVARDTLDQDFAAKRQRFLAEQGYAYRIMDAKDVGRNPSAP; translated from the coding sequence GTGAACGACGGGCCCCTGATTGTCCAGAGCGACAAGACCATCCTGCTGGAAGTCGACCATGAGCTGGCCACAGAGGCCCGCCACGCGATCGCCGCATTCGCCGAGCTTGAGCGCGCCCCGGAGCACATGCACAGCTACCGGCTCACGCCGCTGGGCCTCTGGAACGCCCGGGCGGCCGGGCTCGACGCCGAAAGGGTGCTGGACACGCTGCTCAAGTACTCCCGCTTCCCGGTGCCGCATTCGCTGCTGATCGATATCGAAGAGACCATGTCCCGCTACGGCCGGCTGCGGCTCGAAAAGGACCCCCAGCACGGACTGGTGATGCGCACCTCCGACTATCCGGTGCTCGAAGAGGTCAGCCGGGCCAAAAAGATCCAGCCCCTGCTGGGCCCGAGGATCGACGCCGAGACCGTCGTAGTGCACTCCTCCCAGCGCGGGCAGCTCAAGCAGCTGCTGCTCAAGATCGGCTGGCCGGCGGAGGACCTCGCCGGCTACGTGGACGGCACTCCGCACCCCATCATGCTCAACGAAACCGGCTGGAAGCTCCGGCCGTACCAGCAGCTCGCGATGGAAAACTTCTGGGCCGGCGGCAGCGGCGTCGTCGTGCTGCCCTGCGGTGCCGGCAAGACCCTCGTCGGCGCCGCCGCGATGGCCACGAGTTCCACCACCACGCTGATCCTGGTGACCAACACGGTCTCGGCCCGGCAGTGGAAGGACGAGCTGCTCAGGCGGACCTCGCTCACCGAAGATGAGATCGGCGAGTACTCCGGCGCCGTCAAGGAGGTCCGTCCGGTCACTATCGCCACCTACCAGGTCCTGACCACCAAGCGCGGCGGGCTGTACCCCCACCTGGAGCTTGTGGACGGCCATGACTGGGGCCTCATCATCTACGACGAGGTCCATCTGCTGCCTGCCCCGATCTTCCGCATGACCGCGGACCTGCAGGCCCGGCGGCGGCTCGGGCTGACGGCCACGCTGGTCCGCGAGGACGGCCGCGAAGGCGAGGTCTTCAGCCTGATCGGCCCCAAACGCTACGACGCGCCGTGGAAGGACATCGAGGCCCAGGGCTACATAGCCCCCGCGGACTGCGTGGAGGTCCGGGTGGATCTCCCCCGCGACGAGCGGGTCGCCTATGCGATGGCCGAGGACGCGGACAAGTACCGGCTCTGCGCCAGCTCCGAGACCAAGACCCTCGTCGTCGAGCAGCTCGTCGCCGAACACGCCGGCGAGCAGCTCCTCGTGATCGGGCAGTACATCGACCAACTGGACGAGATCGGCGAGCGCCTGCACGCCCCGGTGATCAAGGGCGACACCCCGGTCAAGGAACGCCAGCGGCTTTTTGACGCCTTCCGTGCCGGAGAGGTGCAGACCCTCGTGGTGTCCAAGGTCGCCAACTTCTCCATCGACCTGCCCGAGGCCTCGGTCGCGATCCAGGTCTCGGGGTCGTTCGGCTCCCGGCAGGAGGAGGCCCAGCGGCTGGGCCGGCTCCTGCGCCCGAAAAAGGACGGCCGGGCCGCCCGCTTCTATTCGCTCGTGGCCCGCGACACCCTGGACCAGGACTTCGCAGCCAAGCGCCAGCGCTTCCTGGCCGAGCAGGGCTATGCGTACCGGATCATGGACGCCAAGGACGTCGGAAGGAACCCCTCGGCTCCCTGA
- a CDS encoding MarR family transcriptional regulator, which yields MSRVPGGGLRLSELAERADITKAGIGQFMKYLEKLEYVALTPDPSDSRAKIVRLTASGRAAVELSARVLADTELRWSAALGPERHQELRRSLYEVSLLSARNNP from the coding sequence ATGTCCCGGGTACCCGGCGGCGGCCTCCGGCTCTCCGAGCTCGCCGAACGCGCGGACATCACCAAGGCGGGCATCGGTCAGTTCATGAAGTACCTGGAGAAGCTGGAGTACGTAGCCCTTACCCCGGACCCCTCTGACAGCCGCGCAAAAATCGTGAGGCTGACAGCCTCCGGCCGGGCCGCCGTCGAACTCTCGGCGCGGGTCCTTGCCGACACCGAGCTGCGCTGGTCAGCGGCGCTCGGCCCCGAGCGCCATCAGGAGCTCCGGCGCTCGCTTTACGAAGTGAGCCTGCTTTCGGCACGGAACAATCCATAG
- a CDS encoding HAMP domain-containing sensor histidine kinase, whose translation MLHRWKAASLRSQLVAIMMALMLVALTATGAGTLTLLHSFLQGQVDDKLRAAVDSAQRQQSFSQLQEQNSNVPTDYSLMLVTPGLQPYVFGGNKDDHPDITSISVAEARDRAQAPFQVRGTDKQDWRVVAVTVVDGSRSAVVIIGLPLAPVDSVMEHAALVVVGVGLLTLVLAFFIATWTVSRSFRPLVRVEKTAAAIAAGDLSRRVEVENPGTEVGRLGSSLNAMLAHIETAFAARMASEARMRRFAADASHELRTPLVTIRGFSELYRHGALSSPEDVATAMGRIESEAKRMGAMVEDLLLLARIDEQRPLQRKPADLLLIAHDAVVDTQASDRSRTISLVGLDGGAPGPGPVLGDEAKLRQVVSNLVGNALRYTPEGTPIELAVGARTSEDGTRQSVIEVRDHGPGVPDEEAARIFERFYRSDTSRTRETGGSGLGLAIVAAIVGAHSGSVRVGKTDGGGATLVVSLPYLDEPAEEPAEDSGPIST comes from the coding sequence TTGCTGCACCGCTGGAAAGCGGCCTCGCTGCGCTCGCAGCTGGTCGCCATCATGATGGCCCTGATGCTGGTCGCGCTCACGGCCACCGGTGCCGGCACCCTGACCCTGCTGCACAGCTTCCTGCAGGGCCAGGTGGATGACAAGCTCAGGGCGGCCGTCGACTCCGCGCAACGGCAGCAGTCCTTCAGCCAACTGCAGGAACAGAACTCCAACGTCCCCACCGATTATTCGCTGATGCTGGTCACTCCGGGGCTGCAGCCTTACGTGTTCGGCGGCAACAAGGACGACCACCCGGACATCACGAGCATCTCCGTTGCGGAGGCCAGGGACCGCGCGCAGGCGCCATTCCAGGTCCGCGGCACGGACAAGCAGGACTGGCGCGTTGTCGCGGTCACTGTCGTCGATGGCAGCCGGAGCGCCGTCGTGATCATCGGGCTTCCGCTCGCACCCGTCGATTCCGTGATGGAACACGCCGCCCTTGTGGTCGTGGGGGTGGGGCTGCTGACCCTCGTCCTTGCCTTCTTCATCGCCACTTGGACCGTCTCCCGGTCCTTCCGGCCGCTGGTCCGGGTGGAGAAGACCGCGGCCGCGATCGCCGCCGGGGACCTCTCCCGACGCGTGGAAGTCGAGAACCCCGGCACGGAAGTCGGCCGGCTGGGCAGCTCCCTCAATGCCATGCTGGCCCACATCGAAACGGCCTTCGCCGCCCGGATGGCCTCCGAGGCACGGATGCGGCGCTTCGCGGCCGACGCCTCCCACGAACTGCGGACCCCGCTGGTCACGATCCGGGGTTTCTCCGAGCTGTACCGGCACGGCGCGCTGTCCTCCCCCGAGGATGTGGCAACCGCCATGGGCCGGATCGAAAGCGAAGCCAAGCGGATGGGCGCCATGGTGGAGGACCTCCTGCTGCTGGCCCGGATCGACGAACAGCGTCCGCTGCAGCGCAAGCCCGCGGACCTGCTGCTGATTGCCCACGACGCCGTGGTGGACACGCAAGCCAGCGACCGCAGCCGCACGATTTCGCTGGTCGGACTCGACGGCGGCGCCCCGGGGCCCGGGCCGGTGCTGGGCGACGAAGCCAAGCTGCGGCAGGTGGTCAGCAACCTGGTCGGCAATGCCCTGCGCTACACGCCCGAAGGCACCCCGATTGAACTGGCCGTGGGGGCCCGGACCTCGGAGGACGGGACGAGGCAGTCCGTAATCGAGGTCCGCGACCACGGTCCGGGCGTCCCGGATGAGGAAGCGGCCCGGATCTTCGAGCGCTTCTACCGCTCGGACACCTCAAGGACCCGCGAGACCGGGGGCAGCGGGCTCGGGCTGGCCATCGTGGCGGCCATCGTCGGCGCGCATTCCGGCTCTGTGCGGGTGGGGAAGACCGACGGCGGCGGCGCCACCCTGGTGGTCAGTCTTCCGTACCTGGACGAGCCTGCAGAAGAGCCCGCAGAAGATTCCGGCCCGATATCCACATAG